A part of Myxococcus landrumus genomic DNA contains:
- the gspE gene encoding type II secretion system ATPase GspE, with translation MNVTADPTLPTATGTATARNDSTQVVSHGQAFLCGRPLGEILRALVPTLTEEKLQEALAAQEEKGGRIGEVLVGLKAVSAEDVAKALGHQLDLPYLARIFTEEVDAELVKRIPINFAKQSHILPLAMEGDAVVLAVADPLDTSVLDHARLLLGQSISPRLALESTITDAINSVYDRSINEAEQLVDEMETQDLDAIAHELDEPQDLLDVDDEAPVIRLVNSVLFRAAKERASDIHIEPMERELLVRFRVDGVLQEVIKPPKRYQNAIVSRVKVMGQLNIAEKRLPQDGRIRIKLAGRDIDIRLSTIPTTNGERIVMRLLDKTATLLDLAEIGMSKATLNSMEAVVKRSHGIVLVTGPTGSGKTTTLYGALSKINTPDLNILTVEDPVEYQLKGIGQMAINPKIGLTFAQGLRSFLRQDPDVIMVGEIRDKETAEIAIQASLTGHLVLSTVHTNDAAGAVTRLVDMGVEPFLVASSLTGILAQRLVRRVCPDCREAYQPTDAELKELSHSRASFKERYGVDRIYKATGCPTCNRNGYRGRTGIYEFLPVDDDVRQLVLKNVDASTIKKSATSKGMTTLLEDGARKVALGETTIAEVLSITQEDM, from the coding sequence ATGAACGTGACCGCCGACCCCACCCTTCCCACCGCGACTGGCACGGCCACCGCCCGGAACGACTCCACCCAGGTCGTCTCCCACGGACAGGCCTTCCTCTGCGGAAGGCCGCTGGGCGAGATTCTCCGCGCGCTCGTCCCTACGCTCACCGAGGAGAAGCTCCAGGAGGCGCTCGCCGCCCAGGAGGAGAAGGGCGGGCGGATTGGAGAGGTGCTGGTGGGGCTCAAGGCGGTCTCCGCCGAGGACGTCGCCAAGGCGCTGGGCCACCAGCTGGACCTGCCCTACCTGGCGCGCATCTTCACGGAGGAAGTGGACGCGGAGCTCGTCAAGCGCATCCCCATCAACTTCGCCAAGCAGTCGCACATCCTCCCGCTGGCCATGGAGGGTGACGCCGTGGTGCTGGCGGTGGCGGACCCGCTGGACACCTCCGTGCTGGACCACGCGCGGCTCTTGTTGGGGCAGAGCATCAGCCCCCGGCTCGCGCTCGAGAGCACCATCACCGACGCCATCAACAGCGTCTATGACCGCTCCATCAACGAGGCCGAACAGCTCGTCGACGAGATGGAGACGCAGGACCTGGACGCCATCGCCCATGAACTGGACGAGCCCCAGGACCTGCTGGACGTGGACGACGAGGCGCCCGTCATCCGACTGGTGAACTCGGTCCTCTTCCGCGCCGCCAAGGAGCGCGCGAGCGATATCCACATCGAGCCCATGGAGCGTGAGCTGCTGGTGCGCTTCCGCGTGGACGGTGTGCTGCAAGAGGTCATCAAGCCGCCCAAGCGCTACCAGAACGCCATCGTCAGCCGCGTGAAGGTGATGGGGCAGCTCAACATCGCCGAGAAGCGCCTGCCGCAGGACGGCCGCATCCGCATCAAGCTGGCCGGGCGCGACATCGACATCCGTCTGTCCACCATCCCCACGACGAACGGGGAGCGCATCGTCATGCGTCTGTTGGACAAGACGGCGACGCTGCTGGACCTGGCCGAGATTGGCATGAGCAAGGCCACGCTCAACTCGATGGAGGCCGTGGTCAAGCGCTCGCACGGCATCGTCCTCGTCACCGGCCCCACGGGCTCCGGCAAGACGACGACGCTGTACGGCGCCCTGTCGAAGATCAACACGCCGGACCTCAACATCCTCACCGTCGAGGACCCGGTCGAGTACCAGCTCAAGGGCATTGGCCAGATGGCCATCAACCCCAAGATTGGCCTGACGTTCGCCCAGGGCCTGCGCTCCTTCCTGCGCCAGGACCCGGACGTCATCATGGTCGGCGAGATTCGCGACAAGGAGACGGCGGAAATCGCCATCCAGGCCTCGCTCACGGGCCACCTGGTGCTCTCCACCGTCCACACCAACGACGCGGCCGGCGCCGTCACCCGTCTGGTGGACATGGGCGTGGAGCCCTTCCTCGTGGCGTCCTCGCTCACGGGCATCCTCGCCCAGCGTCTGGTGCGCCGCGTGTGCCCCGACTGCCGCGAGGCCTACCAGCCGACGGACGCGGAGCTCAAGGAGCTGAGCCACTCGCGCGCCTCCTTCAAGGAGCGCTATGGCGTGGACCGCATCTACAAGGCCACCGGCTGCCCCACGTGCAACCGCAACGGCTATCGCGGCCGCACGGGCATCTATGAGTTCCTCCCGGTGGACGACGACGTGCGCCAACTGGTGCTGAAAAACGTGGACGCCTCCACCATCAAGAAGTCCGCCACCAGCAAGGGCATGACGACGCTCTTGGAGGACGGCGCGCGCAAGGTGGCGCTGGGAGAGACGACCATCGCCGAAGTGCTGAGCATCACCCAGGAGGACATGTAA
- the gspF gene encoding type II secretion system inner membrane protein GspF, giving the protein MPVFEYRGLNSAGKQIKGLLEADSPKTLRTKLKADGIFLTDVLAQAEGSRGAVSKGTNASLVARDIDLRKLGRGRVNTDDVAIFTRQLSTLLGAGVTLVESLTALVDQVEKERFKRALSDIKQRVNEGSSLADALGQHPKIFPSIYVNMVRAGEASGALDAVLTRLADFTENQARLQQKILSTMLYPAIMMVVGGGILVALMVFVVPKVTKIFETMKATLPLSTRILIATSNFFQNWWFVAVPFMVLCGWLFLRWTKSPKGKPKWDRITLNAPIVGSLVRLLSISRFARTLSTLLKSGVPLLAAMDIVKAIMTNTVLAEVVEKARDSIREGESIATPLKRSGEFPPLVYHMVAIGERSGQLEEMLTNVADNYETQVNVRIGALTSLLEPLLIVVMGAVIAFVALSILMPILQVNSAIR; this is encoded by the coding sequence ATGCCGGTCTTCGAGTACAGAGGTCTCAACTCCGCGGGCAAGCAGATCAAGGGCCTGCTGGAGGCGGATTCCCCCAAGACGCTGCGCACCAAGCTGAAAGCCGACGGCATCTTCCTCACGGATGTGCTGGCACAGGCCGAAGGCAGCCGGGGCGCGGTGTCCAAGGGCACCAACGCGTCGCTGGTGGCGCGCGACATCGACCTGCGCAAGCTGGGTCGCGGCCGCGTCAACACCGACGACGTCGCCATCTTCACCCGCCAGCTCTCCACGCTCCTGGGCGCCGGCGTCACGTTGGTGGAGTCGCTCACCGCGCTGGTGGACCAGGTGGAGAAGGAGCGCTTCAAGCGCGCCCTCTCCGACATCAAGCAGCGCGTCAACGAGGGCTCGTCCCTGGCGGACGCGCTCGGCCAGCACCCGAAAATCTTCCCCAGCATCTACGTCAACATGGTGCGCGCCGGCGAGGCGTCCGGCGCCCTGGACGCGGTGCTCACGCGCCTGGCCGACTTCACGGAGAACCAGGCCCGGCTCCAGCAGAAGATTCTCAGCACGATGCTCTACCCCGCCATCATGATGGTGGTGGGCGGCGGCATCCTCGTCGCGCTGATGGTGTTCGTCGTCCCGAAGGTCACGAAGATTTTCGAGACCATGAAGGCCACGCTGCCCCTGAGCACGCGAATCCTCATCGCCACGAGCAACTTCTTCCAGAACTGGTGGTTCGTCGCCGTCCCCTTCATGGTGCTCTGCGGCTGGCTCTTCCTGCGCTGGACGAAGAGCCCCAAGGGCAAGCCGAAGTGGGACCGCATCACGCTCAACGCGCCCATCGTCGGCAGCCTGGTGCGCCTGCTGTCCATCTCCCGCTTCGCGCGCACGCTGTCCACGCTGCTCAAGAGCGGCGTGCCCCTGCTCGCGGCCATGGACATCGTCAAGGCCATCATGACCAACACGGTGCTGGCCGAGGTCGTGGAGAAGGCCCGCGACTCCATCCGCGAGGGCGAGAGCATCGCCACTCCGCTCAAGCGCTCTGGCGAGTTCCCGCCGCTCGTCTACCACATGGTCGCCATCGGCGAGCGCTCCGGTCAGCTCGAGGAGATGCTCACCAACGTGGCGGACAACTACGAGACGCAGGTGAACGTGCGCATCGGCGCCCTCACCTCGCTCCTGGAGCCCCTGCTCATCGTGGTGATGGGCGCGGTGATTGCATTCGTCGCGCTCTCCATCCTGATGCCGATTCTCCAGGTGAACTCGGCCATCCGGTGA
- the gspG gene encoding type II secretion system major pseudopilin GspG yields MSQTTKSQQQRRRRNRRGMTLIEIMVVITILGLIAAAVGVAVIPQLEAARRDRAGLDIKSIQGALKLYYTKKGKYPDTSAGLNALVETQTLEQLPKDPWGNDYVYLNEGGKPVIITYGADGTAGGEGNDADISSADAAAKK; encoded by the coding sequence ATGAGCCAGACGACAAAGAGCCAGCAGCAGCGCCGCCGCCGCAACCGCCGCGGCATGACCCTGATTGAAATCATGGTGGTCATCACCATCCTCGGCCTCATCGCCGCCGCCGTGGGCGTGGCGGTGATTCCCCAGCTCGAGGCGGCCCGTCGGGACAGGGCCGGCCTGGACATCAAGAGCATCCAGGGCGCCCTGAAGCTCTACTACACGAAGAAGGGCAAGTACCCGGACACGTCCGCGGGCCTCAACGCGCTGGTGGAGACGCAGACGCTCGAGCAGTTGCCCAAGGACCCGTGGGGCAACGACTACGTGTACCTGAACGAGGGCGGCAAGCCCGTCATCATCACGTACGGCGCGGACGGCACCGCGGGCGGCGAGGGCAATGACGCGGACATCTCCTCCGCGGACGCGGCAGCCAAGAAGTGA
- a CDS encoding type II secretion system protein GspG — MNEHDSLPSQTPSPAGAARPHRLGRLLLGLIILVASVLAFVLVYATEDRTLAPDQRRARDAIRRMEGKFKAHQRLMGRFPSQEEGFQPLIDAKLMDGVPLDPWGHPYVYWTDGKNGAVVSYGADGKKGGVGLDADLSSGGVLANEGAP, encoded by the coding sequence ATGAACGAGCACGACTCCCTTCCATCCCAGACGCCCTCGCCCGCGGGGGCCGCCCGCCCCCATCGACTGGGGCGCCTGCTGCTGGGCCTCATCATCCTGGTGGCCAGCGTGCTGGCGTTCGTCCTCGTGTACGCGACGGAGGACCGCACGCTGGCGCCGGACCAGCGCCGGGCACGCGACGCCATCCGCAGGATGGAGGGCAAGTTCAAGGCCCACCAGCGGCTGATGGGCCGCTTCCCCTCGCAGGAAGAGGGCTTCCAGCCGCTCATCGACGCGAAGTTGATGGACGGCGTGCCGTTGGACCCTTGGGGCCACCCGTACGTGTACTGGACGGACGGAAAGAACGGCGCGGTGGTCTCCTACGGCGCGGACGGCAAGAAGGGCGGCGTGGGCCTGGATGCGGACCTGAGCAGCGGAGGCGTGCTGGCCAACGAGGGGGCCCCATGA
- a CDS encoding prepilin-type N-terminal cleavage/methylation domain-containing protein: protein MTKSQHRAQRGLTLIEISIAIIIVAMLFSAAVMGIGSLTGAKAKGAAGELAGTIRSLYDSAALRGKTCRLVFEIPEPKEEKATRYHAECAESGVTTARDRDNALRDENREREQSRRANRGGDRDERRSYLTTGGDTPTAQDLMNSEKVRVENTSRFSSFTSEEIPMRELPEDVRISIWTRQQREAVDSGVAYLYFFPQGYTEKAYVYVSQGDNIWTLDVSPLTGKVNIANEALEVPR from the coding sequence ATGACGAAGTCCCAGCACCGAGCGCAGCGCGGCCTGACGCTCATCGAAATCTCCATCGCCATCATCATCGTCGCGATGCTGTTCTCCGCGGCGGTGATGGGCATCGGCTCGCTCACCGGCGCCAAGGCGAAGGGCGCCGCGGGGGAGCTCGCGGGCACCATCCGCTCGCTCTACGACTCGGCGGCCCTGCGCGGCAAGACGTGCCGGCTGGTGTTCGAGATTCCCGAGCCCAAGGAGGAGAAGGCCACGCGCTACCATGCGGAGTGCGCGGAGAGCGGTGTGACGACGGCGCGGGACCGCGACAATGCCCTGCGCGACGAGAACCGCGAGCGCGAGCAGTCCCGACGCGCCAACCGCGGCGGCGACCGTGACGAGCGGCGCAGCTACCTGACCACCGGAGGCGACACGCCCACCGCGCAGGACCTGATGAACAGCGAGAAGGTGCGCGTGGAGAACACGTCGCGCTTCTCGTCCTTCACGTCCGAGGAGATTCCCATGCGGGAGCTGCCTGAGGACGTGCGCATCTCCATCTGGACCCGCCAGCAGCGCGAGGCGGTCGACAGCGGCGTGGCGTATCTCTACTTCTTCCCGCAGGGCTACACGGAGAAGGCGTACGTCTACGTGAGCCAGGGTGACAACATCTGGACGCTGGATGTGTCCCCGCTCACCGGCAAGGTGAACATCGCCAACGAAGCGCTGGAGGTGCCGCGATGA
- a CDS encoding type IV pilus modification PilV family protein, whose amino-acid sequence MKRAHGFTLLEVVVALAILGLALMAIFDLNAGAVANHVYTKRLTVASLLARSKMTDVEQKLYDDGFSPDDDEESGDFSDEGWSQFKWKARIIAPKLDGVTPDQLIGAIFNLPIGGDSSDPMSGIASLFGGGGAGGDKGGKTPSGPQPAGGGLGGAAMGMAQPMFSQMVQQLTQAVREVHLTVYWQEGTQVESIDLVTHVVSLGPGSDRNGGFTPNQGTTPGAENQWVDPNNPGMIVPNPIPGPNGTMLHPQTRQPLMRRSEWLQRVNGGQQQQPGGGGGTPTPPRGGIFGGGNRPGFPGFPSGQRNDR is encoded by the coding sequence ATGAAGCGCGCCCATGGCTTCACGCTGCTGGAGGTCGTCGTCGCGCTCGCCATCCTGGGGCTGGCGTTGATGGCCATCTTCGACCTGAACGCGGGCGCGGTGGCCAACCACGTCTACACCAAGCGGCTCACGGTGGCGTCGCTGCTGGCGCGCTCGAAGATGACGGACGTGGAGCAGAAGCTCTACGACGACGGCTTCTCGCCCGACGACGACGAGGAGTCCGGCGACTTCTCCGACGAGGGCTGGTCCCAGTTCAAGTGGAAGGCGCGCATCATCGCCCCGAAGCTGGACGGCGTGACGCCCGACCAGCTCATCGGCGCCATCTTCAACCTGCCCATCGGCGGCGACTCGAGCGACCCGATGAGCGGCATCGCCAGCCTCTTCGGCGGTGGCGGCGCGGGCGGCGACAAGGGCGGCAAGACGCCCAGCGGCCCGCAGCCCGCGGGTGGCGGACTGGGTGGCGCGGCCATGGGCATGGCGCAGCCCATGTTCTCCCAGATGGTGCAGCAGCTCACCCAGGCGGTGCGCGAGGTGCACCTCACCGTGTACTGGCAGGAAGGCACCCAGGTGGAGAGCATCGACCTGGTGACGCATGTGGTGTCGCTCGGCCCGGGCTCGGACCGCAACGGTGGCTTCACGCCCAACCAGGGCACCACGCCGGGCGCGGAAAACCAGTGGGTGGACCCCAACAACCCGGGGATGATTGTGCCAAACCCCATCCCTGGCCCCAACGGCACCATGCTGCATCCCCAGACGCGCCAGCCGCTGATGCGCCGCTCGGAGTGGCTGCAGAGGGTGAATGGCGGCCAGCAGCAGCAGCCCGGCGGCGGTGGCGGCACGCCGACTCCTCCCCGCGGCGGGATTTTTGGTGGAGGCAACCGACCGGGGTTCCCGGGCTTCCCCAGTGGCCAGAGGAACGACCGATGA
- a CDS encoding type II secretion system protein GspJ, whose translation MTRRARGFTLMEVMVAVAITALMGTVVAMAFQTGLTAKETVETDADRYRQLRVAMNRMSREIGSAYVSDRFDLKRFRDQQDRPTNFVGESDRLLFTTFAHQRLYTDVKESDQAVVEYFVEPSDDRQAKGRLDLKRRTNPNVDDRMDRGGTTDVLLEGVKKLEFEYWNSDKKEWDDEWDTRRTEQKSILPTRVRMTVTAVDETGKEARYVTQARIMLNTELPRY comes from the coding sequence ATGACCCGGCGCGCGCGCGGCTTCACGCTGATGGAGGTCATGGTGGCGGTGGCCATCACCGCCCTGATGGGCACGGTGGTGGCCATGGCCTTCCAGACGGGCCTGACGGCGAAGGAGACAGTGGAGACGGACGCGGACCGCTACCGGCAATTGCGCGTGGCGATGAACCGCATGTCCCGCGAGATTGGCTCCGCGTACGTGAGCGACCGGTTCGACCTGAAGCGCTTTCGCGACCAGCAGGACCGGCCCACCAACTTCGTGGGAGAGAGCGACCGGCTCTTGTTCACCACGTTCGCCCACCAGCGGCTGTACACGGACGTGAAGGAGTCCGACCAGGCGGTGGTGGAGTACTTCGTGGAGCCCAGCGATGACCGCCAGGCGAAGGGGCGGCTGGACCTGAAGCGGCGGACGAATCCCAACGTGGATGACCGCATGGACCGGGGCGGCACGACGGACGTGCTGCTGGAGGGCGTGAAGAAGCTGGAGTTCGAGTACTGGAACTCCGACAAGAAGGAGTGGGATGACGAGTGGGACACGCGGCGCACGGAGCAGAAGAGCATCCTGCCCACGCGCGTGCGGATGACGGTGACGGCCGTGGACGAGACGGGGAAGGAAGCGCGCTATGTCACCCAGGCGCGCATCATGTTGAACACCGAGCTGCCGAGGTACTGA
- a CDS encoding general secretion pathway protein GspK has translation MPLPFFQQAPRRRRPNSEASGTPRGERRSRGVALIIAVVSIALLTIIATEFAYNSRVDLQLAANQRDEVRAYYMARSGVAMSRLLLRFQRQVDQTPIPNPAALLGSIMGGQGQGNQGNTPQPTSLNLQLWKMARVDCHLLKGLVKSEGVEGTSSDIAPVEEKKDEDDERFKMDGEEDPASREMSAQMTRRSFGGFEGCFLATISDEEEKLNVHRLMAGAGDALPTALRLMDMLGDKRFEFLWERDDANRVRSNPQDVMLAIKDWADDDETGSTINPTDPVNPLPAGFSDEGSPYSRYEPSYEPKNARFDSIDELYRVHGVNDQFMAAFKDRLTVYPDINSRPNINTDDPVMMGLAIMSVADPAKPDPRLKDPVFLNELITRIRSARMFSFFGMSVQDFVAVVESAGIAVNPAVRSNVAGNRLIGDKSQTFTIKSVGEAGNVQKTLTAVVRLDDTLGKLLYWREE, from the coding sequence ATGCCCCTGCCCTTCTTCCAGCAGGCGCCCCGGCGGCGCCGTCCGAATTCCGAGGCGTCCGGCACGCCGCGCGGTGAGCGGCGCTCGCGAGGCGTGGCGCTCATCATCGCGGTGGTGTCCATCGCGCTGTTGACCATCATCGCCACCGAGTTCGCGTACAACAGCCGCGTCGACCTGCAGCTCGCGGCCAACCAGCGGGACGAGGTGCGCGCGTACTACATGGCGCGCTCGGGCGTGGCGATGTCGCGGCTGCTCTTGCGCTTCCAGCGCCAGGTGGACCAGACGCCCATCCCCAACCCCGCGGCCTTGCTTGGCAGCATCATGGGGGGGCAGGGCCAGGGCAACCAGGGCAACACCCCGCAGCCCACGTCGCTCAACCTCCAGCTCTGGAAGATGGCGCGGGTGGACTGCCACCTCCTGAAGGGGCTGGTGAAGAGCGAAGGCGTGGAGGGCACGTCCAGCGACATCGCGCCCGTGGAGGAGAAGAAAGATGAGGACGACGAGCGCTTCAAGATGGACGGGGAAGAAGACCCGGCCTCGCGGGAGATGTCCGCGCAGATGACGCGCCGCTCGTTCGGTGGGTTCGAGGGCTGCTTCCTCGCCACCATCTCCGACGAGGAGGAGAAGCTCAACGTGCACCGCCTGATGGCGGGCGCGGGCGACGCACTGCCCACCGCGCTGCGGCTGATGGACATGCTGGGCGACAAGCGCTTCGAGTTCCTCTGGGAGCGGGACGACGCGAACCGGGTGCGCAGCAATCCCCAGGACGTGATGCTGGCCATCAAGGACTGGGCGGACGACGATGAGACGGGCTCCACCATCAACCCGACGGACCCCGTCAATCCCCTGCCCGCGGGCTTCTCCGACGAGGGCTCGCCCTACAGTCGCTATGAGCCGAGCTACGAGCCGAAGAACGCGCGCTTCGACAGCATCGACGAGCTGTACCGGGTGCACGGGGTGAACGACCAGTTCATGGCGGCGTTCAAGGACCGGCTCACGGTGTATCCGGACATCAACTCGCGGCCCAACATCAACACGGATGACCCGGTGATGATGGGGCTGGCCATCATGTCAGTGGCGGACCCGGCCAAGCCGGACCCTCGGTTGAAGGACCCGGTGTTCCTCAACGAGCTCATCACACGCATCCGCTCCGCGCGCATGTTCAGCTTCTTCGGCATGTCCGTGCAGGACTTCGTGGCCGTGGTGGAGAGCGCCGGCATCGCCGTCAATCCCGCCGTCAGGTCCAACGTGGCGGGCAACCGCCTCATCGGCGACAAGAGTCAGACGTTCACCATCAAATCGGTGGGAGAGGCGGGCAACGTCCAGAAGACGCTGACCGCCGTGGTCCGGCTGGACGACACGCTGGGCAAGCTCCTGTACTGGAGAGAGGAATAG
- the pilM gene encoding pilus assembly protein PilM → MARILGLDLGSHSVKGVVLEARTKGHATRSFVEVRRAQEGERADTLRAAVTELLGKLPPGHADQVVVALPGPALITHSLSLPFSDGKRIDATLPFEVGSLLPFDISDVVYDYQVVGQKETDGKDKASDLLVGVVRKEELKSLLDLLSELKVDPRIVTHPGLAYQNLLQQAAGLFEGAGEGGVVAVVDIGHERTSVAIGKPGSGVQFARTFAGGGRDLSKALATEFQTSLAEAHHWKEQHGAMASAARGPDAERAAAAFMRGLQPLLRELRPTLKAYTARTRQQVGALVLCGGTARMPGLAEQLSKDLNLPVRVLALPADTSEAIAPAEQPTAAQAYALALRGNASGARAPRFNYRRGELAFKGDFDYVKDKLGLLASFAATLLLLLIAFGVVRNSVLSRREAQVDAALCETTQRILGRCEKDYNRALNMLKGVESPAAALPKMSAVNLLAEVTQKVPQDLPVKFDRIQIDTERVILQGETDSSKQVDTLSNALKNHACFKEVKQGKVERTRDGQKVTFRLDVQVQCPGTEGGES, encoded by the coding sequence ATGGCCCGCATTCTTGGCCTCGACTTGGGCAGCCACTCCGTGAAGGGCGTGGTGCTGGAGGCTCGGACGAAAGGACACGCCACCCGGAGCTTCGTGGAGGTGCGCCGCGCTCAGGAGGGCGAGCGCGCCGACACGCTGCGCGCCGCGGTGACGGAGCTGCTCGGCAAGCTGCCGCCGGGGCACGCCGACCAGGTCGTGGTCGCCCTGCCCGGCCCGGCGCTCATCACCCACTCGCTGAGCCTGCCGTTCTCCGACGGCAAGCGAATCGACGCGACGCTGCCCTTCGAGGTGGGCAGCCTGTTGCCGTTCGACATCTCCGACGTGGTCTACGACTACCAGGTGGTCGGCCAGAAGGAGACGGATGGCAAGGACAAGGCCAGCGACCTCCTGGTGGGCGTGGTGCGCAAGGAGGAGCTCAAGTCGTTGTTGGACCTGCTCTCCGAGCTGAAGGTGGACCCGCGCATCGTCACGCACCCGGGACTGGCCTATCAGAACCTGCTCCAGCAGGCGGCGGGGCTCTTCGAGGGCGCGGGCGAAGGCGGCGTGGTGGCCGTGGTGGACATCGGCCACGAGCGCACCTCGGTGGCCATCGGCAAGCCGGGCTCGGGTGTGCAGTTCGCGCGCACGTTCGCGGGCGGCGGCCGGGACCTGAGCAAGGCCCTGGCCACGGAGTTCCAGACCTCGCTGGCGGAGGCGCACCACTGGAAGGAGCAGCACGGGGCCATGGCCAGCGCGGCGCGCGGGCCGGACGCGGAGCGCGCGGCGGCGGCGTTCATGCGCGGGCTCCAGCCGCTGTTGCGCGAGCTGCGCCCCACGCTGAAGGCGTACACGGCGCGCACGCGGCAGCAGGTGGGCGCGCTGGTGCTGTGCGGTGGCACGGCGCGGATGCCGGGCCTCGCGGAGCAGCTCTCCAAGGACTTGAACCTCCCGGTGCGCGTGCTGGCGCTCCCCGCGGACACGTCGGAGGCGATTGCGCCCGCGGAGCAGCCGACGGCCGCGCAGGCGTACGCGCTGGCGCTGCGAGGCAATGCGTCCGGAGCGCGCGCGCCCCGGTTCAACTACCGGCGCGGTGAGCTCGCATTCAAGGGTGACTTCGACTACGTGAAGGACAAGCTGGGGCTGCTGGCGTCCTTCGCGGCCACGCTGCTGCTCCTGCTCATCGCGTTCGGCGTGGTGCGCAACTCGGTGCTGTCGCGGCGCGAGGCGCAGGTGGACGCGGCGCTGTGCGAGACGACGCAGCGAATCCTGGGGCGGTGTGAGAAGGACTACAACCGCGCGCTCAACATGCTCAAGGGCGTGGAGAGCCCGGCGGCGGCACTGCCCAAGATGTCCGCCGTCAACCTGCTGGCGGAGGTGACGCAGAAGGTGCCGCAGGACCTGCCGGTGAAGTTCGACCGCATCCAGATCGACACGGAGCGCGTCATCCTCCAGGGCGAGACGGACTCCTCCAAGCAGGTGGACACGCTGTCCAACGCGCTGAAGAACCATGCCTGCTTCAAGGAAGTGAAGCAGGGCAAGGTGGAGCGCACCCGGGACGGTCAGAAGGTGACCTTCCGGTTGGATGTCCAGGTGCAGTGCCCCGGGACGGAAGGGGGGGAGAGCTAG
- the gspM gene encoding type II secretion system protein GspM, with protein MAKLQEALAPLQTWFERLSDRERRMVSIAGAAVAVFIVFAVVMTFANSASGYRKRTQDKLAKLQEVQALAASYRDAQANRQSVETQLTSSNVQLISYIEDKATAAGLQVPNMTPKGDVGIGDGKILESSVELTFSDVDLRKLTDFLRTVESGPGVVKVKYLRIEPRPSDLLTAWTTVATYRMKQ; from the coding sequence ATGGCCAAACTTCAGGAAGCACTGGCGCCGCTGCAGACGTGGTTCGAGCGGCTGAGTGACCGTGAGCGTCGGATGGTGTCCATCGCCGGCGCGGCGGTGGCGGTGTTCATCGTCTTCGCGGTGGTGATGACGTTCGCCAACAGCGCGTCCGGCTATCGCAAGCGCACGCAGGACAAGCTGGCGAAGCTGCAGGAGGTGCAGGCGCTGGCGGCCAGCTATCGCGATGCGCAGGCCAACCGTCAGTCGGTGGAGACGCAGCTCACGTCGAGCAACGTGCAGCTGATTTCGTACATCGAGGACAAGGCCACGGCCGCGGGGCTCCAGGTCCCCAACATGACGCCCAAGGGTGACGTGGGCATCGGCGACGGGAAGATCCTGGAGAGCTCCGTGGAGCTGACGTTCTCCGACGTGGACCTGCGAAAGCTGACGGACTTCCTGCGCACGGTGGAGAGCGGACCGGGCGTGGTGAAGGTGAAGTACCTGCGCATCGAACCCCGTCCGTCGGATTTGCTGACGGCGTGGACCACCGTGGCCACCTACCGGATGAAGCAATAA